Proteins from a single region of Novosphingobium sp. CECT 9465:
- a CDS encoding nuclear transport factor 2 family protein produces the protein MSMTAEIQIRLRRAEFNRAIAAADLTAINAILSPDVVMIAGTDSAVISGRKAQSLAWKREFSATPRTVYTRTTETVIASAVEPVAMEYGRWRGIADDQAAPSASGAYAAKWRNVREEWLLIAEIFVTLA, from the coding sequence TTGTCGATGACTGCCGAAATCCAGATTCGCCTGCGCCGCGCTGAATTCAATCGCGCCATTGCCGCAGCCGATCTTACCGCGATCAACGCGATACTTTCGCCCGACGTTGTGATGATCGCCGGCACGGATAGCGCCGTGATCTCCGGTCGCAAGGCGCAATCCCTTGCCTGGAAACGCGAATTTTCCGCAACGCCGCGCACTGTCTATACCCGCACCACCGAAACCGTCATTGCCTCCGCGGTGGAACCTGTTGCCATGGAGTATGGCCGTTGGCGGGGGATTGCCGACGATCAGGCTGCGCCTTCGGCATCGGGCGCTTATGCCGCAAAATGGCGAAATGTCCGGGAAGAGTGGCTTCTCATCGCGGAAATTTTCGTAACGCTTGCCTGA
- a CDS encoding YaiI/YqxD family protein, which produces MNDSPIILIDGDACPVKEEAYKVAFRRNVPVTVVSNSPFRVPVHPLVKRVVVNDGFDAADDWIADAAHAKSVVITADILLAGRCLKVGAHVLSPAGKPFTTSSIGSQIATRAIMADLRAGGDIIGGPAPFFRTDRSRFLQSLDEVLARLSR; this is translated from the coding sequence ATGAACGATTCCCCGATCATCCTCATCGATGGCGATGCCTGCCCGGTGAAGGAAGAGGCCTACAAGGTCGCATTTCGCCGCAATGTGCCCGTCACCGTCGTCAGCAATTCACCGTTCCGGGTGCCGGTGCACCCACTGGTAAAGCGGGTGGTCGTCAACGATGGATTCGACGCCGCCGACGACTGGATTGCCGATGCTGCGCATGCAAAATCGGTCGTCATCACTGCGGACATCCTGCTGGCCGGGCGCTGCCTGAAAGTCGGCGCGCATGTGCTCTCGCCCGCGGGCAAGCCTTTCACCACAAGTTCCATTGGCAGCCAGATTGCAACGCGCGCGATCATGGCCGATCTGCGCGCGGGCGGCGACATCATTGGCGGCCCTGCCCCGTTTTTCAGGACCGACCGTTCACGCTTCCTGCAATCGCTTGATGAGGTGTTGGCGCGGCTTTCGCGTTAA
- a CDS encoding cold-shock protein, translated as MPVGTVKFFNTDKGYGFIQPDNGGTDSFVHISAVQAAGMATLERDQRLSYEVETGRNGKASAVNLASA; from the coding sequence ATGCCAGTAGGCACCGTGAAATTCTTCAATACCGACAAGGGCTATGGCTTCATTCAGCCTGACAACGGCGGCACTGACAGCTTCGTGCACATCTCGGCCGTCCAGGCAGCCGGCATGGCCACGCTTGAGCGCGACCAGCGCCTCAGCTACGAAGTCGAAACCGGCCGCAATGGCAAGGCTTCGGCCGTCAATCTCGCTTCGGCCTGA